A window of Gemmatimonadota bacterium contains these coding sequences:
- a CDS encoding DNA/RNA non-specific endonuclease yields MRPWTIRAALLAGIAAFAISCSGDGPTAPERLTLSRAGAPRIIGSGPAVRISEVHYDNAGTDAGESIEISGPAGTDLTGWSVVLYNGNAPAAAVTYGTARVLSGTVPTTCNQRGVVVLTYPTDGIQNGPNDGIALVDAAGAVVELLSYEGVFTASNGPAAGMTSLNAGISEISTTPVGSSLQRNADGTWTGPAANTFGACNDGDENPGATPTVATVTVAPTIDTVVVGATVSFTATALDATDAPIAGVALTWSSSDEAVATVSSSGVVTGAALGVATISATAANGVLATATVQVIAPPPPPAGVRFSELHYDNFGTDLNEAIEVEGPAGSDLTGWSIVLYNGNGGVTYEPTQVLSGTIPDQCGGRGTRFVSYASNAIQNGSPDGMALIDASGTVVEFLSYEGTVTATNGPAAGMTSVDIGALQNSAPVGTSLHRTPANTWASEPANFGYCYGVTPPPPPNGITFSGRDGTDPALPVGFEDQLFATLRSGADNSVITTTFTWSSETPAVASVDANGVVRALGAGTATLKAVAADGTEATYSIATTIAEASTTALYGDHTEFGDPTDGDASDEVILRRGQYTTSFSPARGIPNWVSYNLEATHFGSLDRCDCFTYDPELPAAQRYTTADYTGAGAAAGYGIDRGHLARSFDRTSGSFDNATTFYFSNIIPQASDNNQGPWAQFENHVGDLARLAGQEVYIIAGASGSKGTVKNEGRITIPSVTWKVAVVLPRDAGLASIDSWDDVQVLAVLMPNDAGIRNVAWETYLVTVDQVEAASGFDVLSALRDDIEIAVESNTVPPQASLDGPWSAYAGDPLALSGAGSTDADGDGLTYAWDFGDGSTAEGATASHIYATAGEYAVRLVVTDVRGLADTVSSTASITPLPTIVGLDRAIAYAHALTAQGVLKSNSGTALAVTLETARKNLQRGSTAPVAPNIEAALRVMAGFVNGGKLTADQAAPYIAVLERILAGL; encoded by the coding sequence ATGCGTCCCTGGACGATCCGCGCGGCCCTCCTGGCCGGCATCGCCGCCTTCGCCATCTCCTGCTCCGGCGACGGCCCGACCGCGCCCGAGCGCCTCACGCTCTCCCGCGCGGGGGCGCCGAGGATCATCGGCAGCGGCCCCGCGGTCCGCATCAGCGAGGTCCATTACGACAACGCGGGGACCGACGCGGGCGAGTCGATCGAGATCTCCGGGCCTGCCGGGACGGACCTCACCGGCTGGTCCGTCGTGCTCTACAACGGCAATGCGCCGGCCGCGGCCGTCACCTACGGGACGGCCCGCGTGCTGAGCGGCACCGTCCCGACGACGTGCAACCAGCGCGGCGTCGTGGTGCTGACCTACCCGACGGACGGCATCCAGAACGGCCCGAATGACGGCATCGCGCTCGTGGACGCCGCCGGGGCAGTCGTCGAACTGCTCTCCTACGAGGGCGTGTTCACGGCGAGCAACGGCCCCGCGGCCGGCATGACCTCCTTGAACGCCGGCATCTCGGAGATCAGCACGACACCCGTGGGTTCGAGCCTGCAGCGCAACGCCGATGGCACCTGGACCGGTCCCGCCGCCAACACCTTCGGCGCGTGCAACGACGGCGACGAGAATCCGGGCGCGACGCCGACCGTCGCGACGGTGACGGTCGCGCCGACGATCGATACGGTGGTGGTGGGCGCGACGGTCAGCTTCACCGCGACGGCGCTCGATGCCACGGATGCGCCCATCGCCGGCGTGGCGCTGACGTGGAGCTCCTCCGACGAGGCGGTCGCGACGGTCTCGAGCAGCGGCGTCGTCACCGGCGCGGCGCTCGGCGTCGCGACCATCTCGGCGACGGCCGCCAACGGGGTGCTCGCGACGGCGACGGTGCAGGTCATCGCTCCCCCGCCGCCGCCGGCCGGCGTGCGCTTCTCCGAACTCCACTACGACAACTTCGGCACCGACCTCAATGAGGCGATCGAGGTCGAGGGCCCCGCGGGCTCCGACCTCACCGGCTGGAGCATCGTCCTCTACAACGGCAACGGCGGCGTCACCTACGAGCCGACGCAGGTCCTGAGCGGCACGATCCCCGACCAGTGCGGCGGCCGCGGCACGCGGTTCGTCTCGTATGCGAGCAACGCGATCCAGAACGGCTCCCCCGACGGCATGGCGCTCATCGACGCGTCCGGCACGGTCGTGGAGTTCCTCTCGTACGAGGGCACGGTCACGGCGACCAACGGTCCCGCGGCGGGCATGACCTCCGTCGACATCGGCGCGCTCCAGAACTCGGCACCCGTCGGCACCTCGCTGCATCGCACCCCGGCGAACACCTGGGCGTCGGAACCGGCGAACTTCGGCTACTGCTACGGCGTCACCCCGCCGCCGCCGCCCAACGGCATCACCTTCTCCGGTCGCGACGGAACCGACCCGGCACTGCCGGTCGGCTTCGAGGACCAGCTCTTCGCGACGTTGCGCTCGGGCGCCGACAACTCGGTGATCACGACGACCTTCACCTGGTCGTCGGAGACGCCCGCGGTGGCGAGCGTCGATGCGAACGGCGTGGTGCGCGCGCTCGGCGCGGGCACGGCGACGCTCAAGGCGGTGGCGGCGGACGGGACCGAGGCGACCTACTCGATCGCCACGACCATCGCCGAGGCGAGCACGACCGCGCTGTACGGCGATCACACCGAGTTCGGCGACCCGACCGATGGGGACGCGTCCGACGAGGTGATCCTCCGCCGCGGGCAGTACACGACGTCATTCAGCCCGGCGCGCGGCATCCCGAACTGGGTGAGCTACAACCTCGAGGCGACGCACTTCGGGTCGCTCGACCGCTGCGACTGCTTCACCTACGACCCGGAACTGCCCGCCGCCCAGCGCTACACCACGGCGGACTACACCGGGGCGGGGGCGGCCGCCGGCTACGGCATCGATCGCGGTCACCTCGCGCGCTCGTTCGATCGCACGTCGGGGAGCTTCGACAACGCGACCACCTTCTACTTCTCGAACATCATCCCGCAGGCGTCGGACAACAACCAGGGTCCGTGGGCGCAGTTCGAGAACCATGTGGGCGATCTCGCGCGCCTCGCCGGGCAGGAGGTCTACATCATCGCCGGCGCGTCGGGCAGCAAGGGGACGGTGAAGAACGAGGGGCGCATCACGATCCCCTCCGTGACGTGGAAGGTCGCCGTCGTGCTGCCGCGTGACGCCGGCCTCGCGAGCATCGACTCGTGGGACGATGTGCAGGTGCTCGCGGTGCTGATGCCGAACGACGCGGGCATCCGCAACGTCGCGTGGGAGACGTATCTCGTCACCGTGGACCAGGTCGAGGCCGCCAGCGGCTTCGACGTGCTCTCCGCGCTGCGCGACGACATCGAGATCGCGGTGGAGAGCAACACGGTTCCGCCGCAGGCGTCGCTCGACGGCCCGTGGTCGGCGTACGCCGGCGACCCGCTCGCGCTGAGCGGCGCGGGTTCGACCGACGCCGACGGTGACGGGCTCACCTACGCGTGGGACTTCGGTGACGGCAGCACGGCCGAGGGGGCGACGGCGTCGCACATCTACGCGACCGCGGGGGAGTACGCGGTGCGGCTCGTCGTCACCGACGTGCGCGGCCTGGCGGATACGGTGTCGTCGACGGCGAGCATCACGCCGCTGCCGACGATCGTCGGGCTCGACCGCGCCATCGCGTACGCCCACGCCCTGACCGCACAAGGCGTCCTGAAGTCGAACAGCGGTACCGCGCTCGCCGTGACGCTCGAGACCGCACGAAAGAACCTGCAGCGAGGCAGCACGGCGCCGGTGGCACCCAACATCGAAGCGGCGCTGCGCGTCATGGCCGGATTCGTGAACGGCGGAAAGCTGACCGCGGACCAGGCGGCGCCGTACATCGCGGTGCT